A single Mobula hypostoma chromosome 26, sMobHyp1.1, whole genome shotgun sequence DNA region contains:
- the LOC134338203 gene encoding interferon alpha-inducible protein 27-like protein 2A, whose translation MLHLVYIVLLLSAAFHTGSSLPKCEIDWSTAAWLAGGAAVAVVGAPVVVGLAGFTGAGVAAGSVGAQMMSAAAIANGGGVAAGGAVAVLQSIGAAGLSAAGTAAVGTVGAVAGCISKTVYESSSDES comes from the exons ATGCTGCACCTGGTTTATATCGTGTTGCTCTTATCTGCTGCTTTCCACACAG GCTCAAGCTTGCCTAAATGTGAAATAG ATTGGTCgactgctgcctggcttgctggtgGAGCAG CTGTTGCAGTGGTCGGGGCCCCTGTTGTCGTTGGCTTAGCTGGGTTCACCGGTGCTGGAGTAGCAGCTGGGTCCGTAGGAGCTCAAATGATGTCTGCGGCTGCGATTGCCAATGGAGGAGGGGTAGCGGCTGGCGGTGCTGTGGCAGTTCTCCAGTCTATTG GAGCCGCTGGATTATCTGCTGCTGGTACTGCTGCTGTTGGAACCGTCGGAGCTGTTGCTGGCTGTATATCCAAAACCGTTTATGAGAGTTCTTCAGATGAATCCTAA
- the LOC134338075 gene encoding interferon alpha-inducible protein 27-like protein 2A gives MVRKEEQLCVLIELLKEAPTVTRSVRSELHTSGVDHQQRVSSSGSSFSICDIDWSTAAWVAGGAAVAVVGAPVVVGFAGFTGAGVAAGSIGAHMMSAAAIANGGGVVAGSAVAVLQSIGAAGLSAAGTAAVGTVGAAAGYISKIVYESSSDKS, from the exons TTATTAAAAGAGGCTCCGACTGTAACCCGCTCTGTGCGCTCGGAATTACACACTTCGGGCGTTGACCATCAGCAGCGTGTTTCGAGTTCTG GCTCAAGCTTTTCTATATGTGATATAG ATTGGTCGACTGCTGCCTGGGTTGCTGGTGGAGCAG CTGTTGCAGTGGTCGGGGCCCCCGTTGTCGTTGGCTTTGCTGGGTTCACCGGTGCTGGAGTAGCAGCTGGGTCCATAGGAGCTCATATGATGTCTGCGGCTGCGATTGCCAATGGAGGAGGGGTAGTGGCTGGCAGTGCTGTGGCAGTTCTCCAGTCTATTG GAGCCGCTGGATTATCTGCTGCTGGTACTGCTGCTGTTGGAACCGTCGGAGCTGCTGCTGGCTACATATCCAAAATCGTTTATGAGAGTTCTTCAGATAAGTCCTAA